The Geoalkalibacter sp. nucleotide sequence TGCTCCACGGGCGCTTTAGTTGTTTGCCACGTCCGCCAGAGGCGAAACGGGAGAGACTGGACGCACCTCTCCCAGGTTAAAAACTTCATCAATATACAAAGGCACTATGTGCTATGTCAAACGATCTTTACCGATTTGAGCCGATTATTTTCTATCACACTCGATGCCAGGCGCCGGTGTCAAGCCGGGTGCCGTTTTCAACACGGGGCATCCAGTAGGTCCAGGCTGAAACCGAAGTGCGCCCGCACAGCACCGCCACCATCCCCCGCTGATACATGCTGTGCCCGCCGGGCCGAAAGCCTTCCAGCCGGTCGATGGGCGGCAAGTCGCGCTGCGGGTCGGTGAAGGTCACCAGTTCCCCACTGATCAGATCCCAGTCGCCGGTCGGGCGGCCGAAGCGTGGTGTGCCGATCTCCTGTTGTCTGCGGGCGTCCGCCAGTGGATCAGCGGTGCCTCTGGCCAGGATCAGACCTTCGGGCACCTCGAGGGCCGGGAACCCGGCATGAAGGTGATAGAGCCTGCCCCAGACCACGGCCGGTTCGATGCTGCGAGCCTGGGCGCAGAAGCGTTGATGGTTCCAGTAGCCCCGTTTCAGGGTGCCGTAGACGAAGAGCCGGAGGATGGTCTCGGGACTGTCTTCCGGGTTTGTGTTCAGCTTCGCGGTGTCTCCAATGTTCATGCATTCACTCCTTCGGGCAGTGTCCCTTTGCGCTCCTGGGGGATGAAGCGGAATTCGCTGTTGTCGATGGCCCGCACATCCTCGTGGCGGATGGTGAGCATGGTCATGGGCGGCACCTCCAGATCGCGCCAGCCCTTCTCGTTGTCCACGGCAAAGTCGATGAAGGCGGCCTCCGAGGCGTAGAGCACCACCCGGTGCTGGCGGTGGATTCGCAGGCAGAGCGGCTTGTTGCCCTTGAGCACGGTGATGGTGCCGGGGTCGAGACGCGAGGCCAGCACGGCGCTCATCTGGCCGCGACAGAGGGCGAGCGCCTTCTTCAGACCCTCCTGGTCAATGGGGCCTTCTGGCGCGAAGCGGTCGGCCAAGCGGAAGATCAGCTCGCTGTCCACCTCGGCGTAGCGCGGCAGCCCGAGGCGGCGGAACAGGTGGTCGGCGTTGTAGATGGTGCCGTTGTGGGTGCCGATGACGATACCGGCCCGGATGGGATGGTTGTTGCGGTTGTTAAACTCGTTACCCCGGGTGCGCCAGCGGGTGTGACCCATGAGAATGGTGGTCTCGTTGTCGACCTGCCCGAGCAGCTCCTGGAACGGCTTCTCGTAGACCAGCTCGTGCGCCCGCATCGGCCGCTTGAAGATCCGGTGGCTGCCGTCGGTCTTGAGCCAGGCCAGACCGGAGGCGTGCGGACCGCGCTCCTCGCTGTGCAGCAGCATCCGGATGAAGACCTCGCGCAGGTAATCCCGCTCGTCGGGCCGTCTGCGCTTGCGGCCGAAGATGATGCCTACTTGTCCGCACATGGAGCAGGGTCCTCCTTGTCGCCGAAGTTCTTACCGAGCGGTCTCGTCCCTTCGAGGACGAAGGCCGCGTATTCGCGCCGGTGGTCCGTCAGCCACTCGGCCACCTCCGGGTAACCCATCTCGGCGGTCAGGCGGGTCACCTCCGGGTGGTCGAGCATGTTGGTGCGCCCGGAGAGCCGCACCGTCTCCAGGGCTTCGAGGAAGCACTCCGGCCAGGGATCGCTGGCCTTGTCGTCGGGCAGGAACTCGATCAGGCCATGCCGGGCCAGGCGGGTGAGAAACTCGGCGGCCGCAGCTGCGGCGTCTTCCGGCAGAGGCTGGGTCGGCCCGCCTTCGATCCCCGAGAGCACCTCGGTCATGTAGTCCCGGGGCGCTCGGCTGGCGGTGAACGGTGTCTGGCCGCGCATCAGCTCGACAACTTCGAGGCAGTCGGCGGCTTGCAGAGTGTCCCCGCTGCCGGGGATCGGTTCGCCGTCCAGCGTGGTGGAGCGGATCAGAATCTTCATGGGGCACCTCCTTAAACAGTGAGGCCGGGAACTTGCCCGGCCTCGTTGGTGAGAGTGGTGGTTTCGGTTTCATCCGGAAGGACGTCCTCCGGTTTGGGCCGTCCGTTCTTGAAGGCGGCGTCGCCGGGCATGTTGGCCATCAGATGCTTGCGGGCGGTCTTGAACTCATCACCGATCAGGCCGAGGTGAAGCAGGAAGACCCTGAAGTCGTACTTGGCGCTCTGGGGATCGAAATCCCGCTTGCGGCTGGAGGCTGCCCGGCCATTGAGCGCCTTGGCGGCGACGGCGAGGCAGAACTGCAGGTACGCCTTGATCCGTCCCGCGTGGAGGGTCGCCTCGAACCAGCGGAACTCCACCGTGCCCCGGTACCAGACGTTGTGCAGGTTGACCCCGTGGTAGCGGCTGTTGTCGTAGTGCTGGGGCTGGCGGTTGTGGTAGCCGTACCAGATGCGGTTGAGCTGGTCCTTGGTGCGGGGGCGATGCTGTTCGATGCGCTGGATCAGCTCGTCGCTGACCGGCCGGGTGTAGCGGTTGAGCCGGTCGCGGCTGATGCCGAGGGCGAGGAGGATCAGCGGCTCCTGCTTGTAGATGATCTTGGCCAGGTTGCCCAGGTGCCTGCCGTCGAAGGGAGCGGCGTCGATATGGATGTGGATGCCGCACTGGCTGTTGATCTTGCCACCGGCACGGCGGATGGCCCGGACCACCTCCTGCAGTTGCGGGATGTCGTCGTAGCCGAGCACCGGGCTGACCACCTCGGCCCGCAGATGGGCCGGGACGCTGGTCAAGGAGGCGTCCCCCACCACCTTCCAGACGCGGCCGCGCAGATCCTCGATCTCCCAGGGGTCATAGCTGCTGGGAATACCGACATGGCGGACCGTGCCGCCCACTACCGAGTGGATGGCCCAGGCGATCTGCTCCCGGGTGCGCTTTACGGTCTCGATCTCGATCCCGTAGTGGATCTCTTTCAAGTTCATGCGTGCCTCCGTCGTTCATGGCGCTTCTAAGTCGTTGTCAGGCAAGGCTTTTCAGTCTCCGCTCACACCATGAATGAATGCTTCTTTCCGGACACAAATCAAGTAGAAGAACAGCCGAAGCCGACATTTAACACGTTTATTTTCAATGACTTGCGAACGTGGCCGGATTGGGCGGCGCACGGGCGGCAGAAACCCCGGAACGGACTGGCCGTATCCGGGGTTTCTGGGTTGGGGGTGGCAGTGAGCCGGTCAGCCGGAGGCGGTATCTGAGGTGATCAGGCTGGCGTGCAGCTCGAGGTTGCGCGACTCGTCGGCCCGCATCCGCGCCAGCAGCGCCGTGAAGGCCTCCGCTTCGTCGGTCGGGAGCTTTGACGCCCGTTCCAGCCGCGCCAGGCGCTGGTGCAGATTCTCCAGCAGGCCCAGGGCGTGGTCACGGATCAGGCCGTCGCGCTTCTCCTGCGGCGTGGGGATGAACTCGGTCAGTCCGCCTTTGCGTCGAACGATCATGGCCGTGCCTCCTTAGCTCAGGGTCGCGCCCAGCGAATGGATGCGCGGGTAGATCAGCGGCGTGCCGGTCATCTCGGCCTTGTAACGGACCTTGTTGCCTGTGTTGTCGGTGAAGGTGCGCACCAGGGTGTACTCGGTCCAGTTCTCGTCGATGGGCCGGGTATCCTGGATGGTCATCGCCTCCCAGGTCAGGCCGCCGTCGTTGCTGGCGAACCATTGCAGGGTAGTGCCACTGGGGATTTGCATCTGCACATAGGCCTTGGTCGATTCCACTCCCTGGGTCAGCTCGTTCTCGCGGGTCAGGTACGCCCCGGTGGTCTTGTTGAGGTAGCCCACCAGGTTGACGTCGCGGAAGTTGATGGCCGGTGTGTCGTTGGCAAGCGAGCTGCTCAGACGCACGCGGATCTGAACCCGGGTGGCAAGGTTGGGCAGCCGTTCCTCCTCGGCGGGAACCATGGCGTCCCAGGTCACACCGCCGTCGGTGGAGTATTCCCAGTCGAGGCCGGTGCCCTGGGGGATGGCCGAGTATTCGTCGAGGTTGATGTCGGAGAACTGCACACCGGTGATCGGCTGGAAGCGGATCATCCCCTCGGACTGGAAGTTGTAGCCGTAGATCTTCATCGCCAGGTCGGAGCCGTTGAGCGGCGTCCAGGTCTCGGCGTTGGAGCTCTCCAGCAGCACGCCCTCCATGTAGGTCTGCCGGGTGATGATGCCCCAGCGGCCCATCTTGCCGAGGGTGGCGGTGCGGACCTTGTAATTGGTGCTGTTGGTCAGCAGCACCACGGAATAGCTGGTGTTGGCCTCGGCGTAGAACGGGTCGTCGAAGCGAATGCGGGTCTCGCCGCTCAGGCTGATCTCGTTCGGGGCCAGCACCTTCTCGGCAAACACCACGCCGTTGGGCAGACCGGTGGTGACGCCGCGAATCTGCACCGTGACCGGAATACTCGGGTCCCTGGCGGTGAACTGCAGGCCGATGCTGGAGATCACCTGGTTTTGGGTGAAGCTGAAGGTCTGGGCCAGCGGATCGCGGGGCACGAAGATGGTTTGGGTGCGCCAGACCACCTGCACCACGGGCACGCGGATGATGCGGTTCTCGATGATGCGCTCGATGCGGGTGATGACCAACGGATCGTTGATCTGCAGGCTGGCCCGCGCCGAGTAGACGCCGTCGGCCATCTCCACGATGCGGTTGCCGTTGCGGGCGTTGGTCGGAATGGTGAAGGAGGCGTTGACCCGACCGGCCTCGTCGCTGATCAGGTTGTTGGCCATCACCTGGCCGTCGCAGCGCAGCACGATGCCGGACTTGCTCGGGGTGAAGTTGATGCCGGTGACGGCGATGCCGGTCTGGCCGCGCCGCCCGAGGTTGGGCGTGATCTGCAGCATGGCCGGAGGCTTGTCGAACACGGCGTAGGGGTTGATGTTGCGCTCCTCGGACCAGTCGTTCTGTTCCACGAGCACGGTCTCGTTGCCCGGCAGCAGCGCCAGGCTGCCGAAGAAGCTCGCGTTGCTGCCCGCCTGATCGACCGAGAGCACGGTGGAGTGCGGAATACGGTCCGGCGCGACGAAACGGGCGATCTCGTTGACCCGGGCGTCCCATTCGGCGTGGTAGATGTCCGACTGGGCGGTGTTCGAGAAGTCGTCCGAGTAGATGCCTTTCTTGGTCTGGGCGTCCCGGTTCTGCAGCTCGTTGTTCATCTGGTACTGGGCGTCGTTGTACTTCAGATCCTCGACGTCCTGAATGATGTCGTGGATCTGGTCCATGGTGATGCGGGTCAGGCCGAAGTTGTGGATCTCCATGTCGGTGGAGTTGGGCGGGCAGTCGATGCTGCACAGCCCCAGGGCGTTTTCCGGCACGATGGGCAGCTTCGGAAAATCCGCCGGAGCCCCTTCGAGGCGTTTGATCTCGGTGGTGGTGGCGTAAACGATGTCGCGGCGGCCGAGGTAATAGTCGTAATCCAGGCTGCAGTTGGAGCCGTTCACCGGCTGGTCGCCGAGACTGCCGCGCCCGAAGTTGATCACGTTGAGGTTGCCCAGCTCGAGCTGCACCGGCGACATGGTGAGCCCGGCGGTGTTGGTGGCCGGAGGCGAAGCGGTGCCGATCTCCTCGACACCGTCGTCGACGTAGGAGAGCGCCTCGCTGCCCAGTTCCATCAGGCGTTTGTAGTCGGTGCGTGCGCCGTTGGTGGCGGCCCGGTAGACGCGATAGCCGGTCGCGCCGCTGACCGGCAGCCAGGAGAGCTTGTTCATCTGCCCGGCGGCGGTGGCCCGGGCAATGACCGCAGCGGCGTTGAAGGCCGTCTCGCCGGTGGCGTTGTAGGCGGTCACCAGATAGAAGTAGTTTCCGGCCGCCGGATGGTTGGCCTGTCCGAACCAGCCGCTGTCCACGTAGTCGGTGCCCTTGACCATCTGCTTGGTGTAGGTCCAGCGCACCGTGTAGGTGGTGCCGATGGCCGGTTCGTTGCCGGAGCCGAGCCAGTCGACATGGTTGCCCGACTGCTGCCAGTCCACGCCCTCCTGGAAGATGGTCGCCCCCTGGCTGACCTCGAGGATGTCCACCACGGGATTGGGATCGAGCAGGTCTTCGCCGCCGCCCACCGAGCCGCGAGTGACGTTGCGGGTGATCTCGACGATGGCCTCCACCTGGGTCGTCTCCTTGAGCGGGGTGGAGTTGACCGGATAGCGGCGCTTGTTGATGTCGAAGGTCTTCTGCTCGCCGCGCACCGACTTGGTAGCGATGGATTTGGGCACCAGGGTCGAGGTGGGGAGATCGCGCTGATGCCGGAAGCCTTGGATGTAGGCGCGTCCGGCGTTGGTGATCGCCTCCACGCTGTCGTCGTCGACGCCGCCGATAAAGGTGTCGAAGCCCCGCACCAGGTAGCTTCCGGCCTGGTCGAAGGTGCGCTCGGCGAGATTCTGAATCAGGGAATTGAGCCCCTCTGCGGCGGCGAATGAGAGCTGATCCTCGGTGATCGAGGAGACGGTGATCCGGCTGCCCGGCAGCGTGCCCAGCAGATCCCGCAGGTAGAGGTTGGACTTCTCCTGCACCGTGGGCGTGACGTCTCCGCTCTCGCGGTCGAACTTGTAGATCGGGATCACCCGGCGCTCGGCCACGTTGTTGGGCAGCGTCTGGCCGCTGGTATCCGTCGCCTTGAGAGAGAGAACCCATTTTTCCCGCTCGGCGGTGGGCTCGCCGGTGGCCGGATTGATCAGGGCCGGGTCCTGGGTGTAGCCGTAGTTGTACTTCAGCAGCTCCACGTAAACGTAATCGGCCCCGCTGGTGGTGGCCGGATCATAGGTCAGGGTCGCGCCGCTCACCTGTTCCAGATGGCCGTCGATGTAGACCACGCCCGGAGCCAGGGTCAGGACGTTGGCGGCCGCGCTGACCTCGAGGCCCATGATGATGGAGCCTTCCTTGAACAGGATGTCGGCGATCTTGCGCCGCTCCAGGTTGATGATGTCCTGCTGCTCGTTGAGTTCGGAATCCAGCAGGTCGCGATCCTGATGATAGCGGATGCGCTTGTAGTTCTTGGTCGTGTCGAATGTCTCGCGTGAGATGCTCATGTTTGAATCCTCCAGTTAGATCTTGATGATCCCGACCAGCTCCACGCGGGTGTCGGAAATCTTGTTGAAGTCGGGAATGTTTTTCACCTCGTACAGGTAGCCCGAGCGCAGCACCTCACCGGTCGGGTTGGTGTCCTGATGGAAGACGCCGCCCATGGCGAGATCCCCGGTGACGCTTTGCACGTACTGCACGTCGCCGCCGAAGAAGCCGTATTCGCGGATGGTGATGCCGTTGGCCTCGGCCTCATCGAAGCGAAAGAAGATGCCGATGGTGTTGGTCTCCTCGCCGGTTTCGAGATAGCGCACGCCATTCACCAGCAGCGCCCCTTCGGCGTCCTCCTTGAGGAAGGTCCGCTTGTAGTAGCGCTTGCGGGCGCGTTCGTTTCTGAGCCCGGTCTGGCCGATGTCCGGCGCGGGCGGATTCTGCGGGTCGGTGAAGCTGGCATCCCCGTCGCCGATGGCGCAGTGGGTGATGCCGTCCACGGCCTGGCCGAGGAGGAGTTTGGCCGTCAGTATCCGGCCGGTTTTAACGATGAGTCCCAGTGCCATTGCTATTCTCCTTTAGGTCTGAATTTCGTGGTCTTGATCGATGAGCACCGCGAACAGGATCTGGCGCGTGTCGGCCAGCAGCCCGGCCGGGATCGCGATGCGCTGAACGGTGTCGGAGCGGCTGATGTGCGCGCCGGATGTCCGGACGCTGGTGTCGATACTCCGCAGCCAGGGGCGCGTCACCCGCACCGCCGCGTCAACATCGACGCCCAGACGGCCATGGACGACGAGCCACAGGTCGGCGCTCCGGTTCAGGCGGTTGTTCACGCGAAGCGCGAGGTCGGATCGACGTTCGAGCCGATGGGCGACCCGCATTGCGCTGTCGGCCCGGACCATCACCGTGCGCCTGGCCGGTGCCCCGGAAAACAGCTCGAAGAGCGCTCCGGGTTGCGCCGCTCCAATGGCGAGCAGTTCCGGCCGCCGTGTGCCTCTGCGGGTGGTGATGGATGCCAGTTGTCCCTTATGCACGGCCACGGCGAATCCTCCCGCTGAGCTTGAGCCCCTGGCCCCGGTTCATGGACATAAGCGTTTCCGGGCGACGCTGGCCGGTGATCGTGGTGACGGTTTTGAGCTTTCCGCTATGCGTTGCCATGGCGTTACTCCTTCACCGCGCACCAGCCGCCGGTGGTCAGGTTGAACACGCGGTAGCTGTCCGTTCCGATTTGAATGGTGTCTTCCGAGGCGACGTTGCCGCCGCCCACGGCGAAGATCTCGATGAGTTCGCCGCGCAGTTCCTGGTAGGCGGCGGA carries:
- a CDS encoding DUF4815 domain-containing protein; this translates as MSISRETFDTTKNYKRIRYHQDRDLLDSELNEQQDIINLERRKIADILFKEGSIIMGLEVSAAANVLTLAPGVVYIDGHLEQVSGATLTYDPATTSGADYVYVELLKYNYGYTQDPALINPATGEPTAEREKWVLSLKATDTSGQTLPNNVAERRVIPIYKFDRESGDVTPTVQEKSNLYLRDLLGTLPGSRITVSSITEDQLSFAAAEGLNSLIQNLAERTFDQAGSYLVRGFDTFIGGVDDDSVEAITNAGRAYIQGFRHQRDLPTSTLVPKSIATKSVRGEQKTFDINKRRYPVNSTPLKETTQVEAIVEITRNVTRGSVGGGEDLLDPNPVVDILEVSQGATIFQEGVDWQQSGNHVDWLGSGNEPAIGTTYTVRWTYTKQMVKGTDYVDSGWFGQANHPAAGNYFYLVTAYNATGETAFNAAAVIARATAAGQMNKLSWLPVSGATGYRVYRAATNGARTDYKRLMELGSEALSYVDDGVEEIGTASPPATNTAGLTMSPVQLELGNLNVINFGRGSLGDQPVNGSNCSLDYDYYLGRRDIVYATTTEIKRLEGAPADFPKLPIVPENALGLCSIDCPPNSTDMEIHNFGLTRITMDQIHDIIQDVEDLKYNDAQYQMNNELQNRDAQTKKGIYSDDFSNTAQSDIYHAEWDARVNEIARFVAPDRIPHSTVLSVDQAGSNASFFGSLALLPGNETVLVEQNDWSEERNINPYAVFDKPPAMLQITPNLGRRGQTGIAVTGINFTPSKSGIVLRCDGQVMANNLISDEAGRVNASFTIPTNARNGNRIVEMADGVYSARASLQINDPLVITRIERIIENRIIRVPVVQVVWRTQTIFVPRDPLAQTFSFTQNQVISSIGLQFTARDPSIPVTVQIRGVTTGLPNGVVFAEKVLAPNEISLSGETRIRFDDPFYAEANTSYSVVLLTNSTNYKVRTATLGKMGRWGIITRQTYMEGVLLESSNAETWTPLNGSDLAMKIYGYNFQSEGMIRFQPITGVQFSDINLDEYSAIPQGTGLDWEYSTDGGVTWDAMVPAEEERLPNLATRVQIRVRLSSSLANDTPAINFRDVNLVGYLNKTTGAYLTRENELTQGVESTKAYVQMQIPSGTTLQWFASNDGGLTWEAMTIQDTRPIDENWTEYTLVRTFTDNTGNKVRYKAEMTGTPLIYPRIHSLGATLS
- a CDS encoding amidoligase family protein; translated protein: MNLKEIHYGIEIETVKRTREQIAWAIHSVVGGTVRHVGIPSSYDPWEIEDLRGRVWKVVGDASLTSVPAHLRAEVVSPVLGYDDIPQLQEVVRAIRRAGGKINSQCGIHIHIDAAPFDGRHLGNLAKIIYKQEPLILLALGISRDRLNRYTRPVSDELIQRIEQHRPRTKDQLNRIWYGYHNRQPQHYDNSRYHGVNLHNVWYRGTVEFRWFEATLHAGRIKAYLQFCLAVAAKALNGRAASSRKRDFDPQSAKYDFRVFLLHLGLIGDEFKTARKHLMANMPGDAAFKNGRPKPEDVLPDETETTTLTNEAGQVPGLTV
- a CDS encoding DUF5049 domain-containing protein, whose protein sequence is MKILIRSTTLDGEPIPGSGDTLQAADCLEVVELMRGQTPFTASRAPRDYMTEVLSGIEGGPTQPLPEDAAAAAAEFLTRLARHGLIEFLPDDKASDPWPECFLEALETVRLSGRTNMLDHPEVTRLTAEMGYPEVAEWLTDHRREYAAFVLEGTRPLGKNFGDKEDPAPCADK
- a CDS encoding gamma-glutamylcyclotransferase family protein; its protein translation is MNIGDTAKLNTNPEDSPETILRLFVYGTLKRGYWNHQRFCAQARSIEPAVVWGRLYHLHAGFPALEVPEGLILARGTADPLADARRQQEIGTPRFGRPTGDWDLISGELVTFTDPQRDLPPIDRLEGFRPGGHSMYQRGMVAVLCGRTSVSAWTYWMPRVENGTRLDTGAWHRV
- a CDS encoding glucosamine 6-phosphate synthetase; translation: MCGQVGIIFGRKRRRPDERDYLREVFIRMLLHSEERGPHASGLAWLKTDGSHRIFKRPMRAHELVYEKPFQELLGQVDNETTILMGHTRWRTRGNEFNNRNNHPIRAGIVIGTHNGTIYNADHLFRRLGLPRYAEVDSELIFRLADRFAPEGPIDQEGLKKALALCRGQMSAVLASRLDPGTITVLKGNKPLCLRIHRQHRVVLYASEAAFIDFAVDNEKGWRDLEVPPMTMLTIRHEDVRAIDNSEFRFIPQERKGTLPEGVNA